One Paucidesulfovibrio longus DSM 6739 genomic window carries:
- a CDS encoding amino acid ABC transporter permease — MQYQFNWIASVTGEPGRWLWEGFVTTIEISFIGIFFAMVLGIIVCVLRMTRFKPFVWISAAYTEFFRNTPLLVQIFFWYFGAGVILPESLNNWINQLYYWFPGPFSLGGSQFEGQWMLFSSESASVIIALSVYTSAFIAEEIRAGIFSIPKNQLEASRATGLNFLQAYRFVILPQAIRIVIPPLISQFLNLIKNSSLAMAIGVTELAYQATQIESYHGLAFEGFTVVTLIYLAISLVISFAINMYNKHFMLQVKY; from the coding sequence TTGCAGTACCAGTTCAATTGGATAGCGTCCGTTACAGGCGAGCCCGGTCGATGGTTGTGGGAAGGCTTTGTCACCACCATCGAGATTTCCTTCATCGGCATTTTCTTCGCCATGGTTCTGGGCATCATCGTCTGCGTGTTGCGCATGACCCGTTTCAAGCCCTTTGTCTGGATTTCGGCCGCCTATACCGAATTCTTCCGCAACACGCCGCTTCTCGTGCAAATTTTCTTCTGGTATTTCGGCGCGGGGGTCATTCTTCCGGAGTCGCTGAACAACTGGATCAACCAGCTTTATTACTGGTTTCCCGGGCCGTTCAGCCTCGGAGGTTCGCAATTCGAAGGGCAGTGGATGCTCTTTTCCTCAGAGTCCGCCAGCGTGATCATCGCGCTTTCCGTCTACACCTCGGCATTCATCGCCGAGGAAATCCGGGCGGGCATTTTCTCGATTCCCAAGAATCAGCTGGAAGCTTCGCGTGCGACCGGTCTCAACTTCCTTCAGGCGTATCGCTTCGTGATTCTGCCGCAGGCAATCCGCATCGTGATTCCGCCGCTGATCTCCCAGTTTTTGAACCTGATCAAGAACTCTTCCCTGGCCATGGCCATCGGCGTGACCGAACTCGCCTACCAGGCCACCCAGATCGAGTCCTACCACGGACTCGCCTTCGAGGGGTTCACGGTGGTGACGCTCATCTACCTGGCCATCTCGCTCGTGATCTCGTTCGCCATCAACATGTACAACAAGCATTTCATGCTTCAGGTGAAATACTAG
- a CDS encoding amino acid ABC transporter permease, translated as MIWDNLDYFLWGAAKLTNTFPYVKNIGGLAASIVLAVIGIFGAFWLGLLAGLMRISRNKISKYSAMVYIEVVRGTPLLMLIFWFFFLAPILLGRTLPSFESSLIAFIVFTSAYIAEIVRAGVNALPSGQMEAARGSGLSHVQAMRFVILPQALRNMIPSFVNQFVSLTKDTSLAYIIGVNELMRTAVQVDNRETRISFEIYITIAILYFVVCYILTSYSRSLEKKISRYQARDR; from the coding sequence ATGATCTGGGACAACCTGGATTATTTCCTCTGGGGAGCCGCCAAGCTCACCAACACTTTTCCGTACGTGAAAAACATCGGCGGACTCGCCGCGAGCATCGTGCTGGCGGTCATCGGCATCTTCGGCGCGTTCTGGCTTGGCCTCCTGGCCGGGCTGATGCGCATTTCGAGGAATAAAATATCAAAATATTCAGCGATGGTGTATATCGAAGTGGTTCGAGGCACGCCGCTGCTGATGCTCATCTTCTGGTTCTTTTTCCTGGCCCCGATCCTGCTGGGCCGGACCTTGCCTTCGTTCGAAAGCTCGCTGATCGCCTTCATCGTCTTCACCTCGGCCTACATCGCCGAGATCGTACGCGCGGGCGTGAACGCCCTGCCCAGCGGACAGATGGAGGCCGCGCGCGGTTCCGGGCTTTCCCATGTCCAGGCCATGCGCTTCGTGATCCTGCCGCAGGCCCTGCGCAACATGATCCCCTCGTTCGTGAACCAGTTCGTGTCCCTGACCAAGGACACCTCCCTGGCCTACATCATCGGCGTGAACGAGCTGATGCGCACCGCCGTGCAGGTGGACAACCGGGAAACGCGCATCTCTTTCGAAATCTACATCACCATCGCCATCCTCTACTTCGTGGTCTGCTACATTCTGACGTCCTACAGCCGCAGTCTGGAGAAGAAGATTTCCCGCTATCAAGCCCGCGACCGCTAG
- the deoC gene encoding deoxyribose-phosphate aldolase, producing the protein MTNTPSGTPLPVAARIDHTLLAARATPADVERLCAEAVRFGFKAVCVHAWHVARAASLLSGHVPLPITVVGFPLGATLSRVKAFEAEAAVRDGAREIDMVLSLGALAAGEHDLVREDVAGVVRAVPGVPVKVIIETGLLSDEEKRLACAICAEAGAAFVKTCTGFAPGGATAADVRLMRSVVGPGMGVKASGGIRDLATARAMLAAGADRVGTSSSVAIAQAEQNEAEEGA; encoded by the coding sequence ATGACGAATACGCCGTCCGGCACGCCGCTGCCCGTGGCGGCCCGCATCGATCACACTCTGCTGGCGGCCCGCGCCACTCCCGCCGATGTGGAACGCCTCTGCGCCGAGGCCGTCCGCTTCGGGTTCAAGGCGGTCTGCGTCCATGCCTGGCATGTGGCGCGGGCCGCCTCGCTGCTTTCCGGCCATGTCCCGCTGCCCATCACCGTCGTGGGGTTTCCCCTCGGCGCGACCTTGAGCCGCGTGAAGGCTTTTGAGGCCGAAGCCGCCGTTCGGGACGGCGCGCGCGAGATCGACATGGTGCTCTCCCTCGGCGCTCTGGCGGCGGGGGAGCACGACCTCGTGCGCGAGGACGTGGCCGGGGTCGTCCGGGCCGTGCCCGGCGTTCCGGTCAAGGTCATCATCGAAACCGGGCTGCTCTCGGACGAGGAAAAGAGGCTGGCCTGCGCGATCTGCGCCGAGGCCGGAGCCGCGTTCGTCAAAACCTGCACGGGGTTCGCTCCCGGCGGAGCCACCGCCGCCGACGTCCGCTTGATGCGCTCCGTGGTCGGTCCGGGGATGGGCGTCAAGGCCAGCGGCGGCATCCGCGATCTCGCCACGGCCAGGGCCATGCTCGCGGCGGGAGCGGACCGCGTCGGCACGTCTTCCTCCGTGGCCATTGCGCAGGCGGAACAAAACGAAGCAGAGGAGGGCGCATGA
- a CDS encoding precorrin-8X methylmutase produces the protein MSESNIRLDPARMPQEIENRSLGIIDSEVPEPRPFAGVEWEVVRRMIHTTADFELLELVRFHADAVRAGVAALKAGARIVTDTEMARAGIPLRRMEPLGCSVTCLMNDPRVAELARENGTTRALAAVDVAVGAAGGAPLPDAPDIWVVGNAPTALIRLLEHVRAGRTAPALVVGMPVGFVNAAESKELLLSQDVAPFVTIRGRKGGSALAASVINALADVVLRG, from the coding sequence ATGAGCGAGAGCAATATTCGGCTGGATCCGGCCCGCATGCCGCAGGAGATCGAAAACCGATCCCTGGGCATCATCGATTCGGAAGTGCCGGAACCGCGCCCCTTTGCGGGCGTGGAGTGGGAAGTGGTCCGGCGCATGATCCATACCACCGCGGACTTCGAGCTGCTGGAGCTTGTCCGGTTCCACGCCGACGCCGTGCGCGCCGGAGTGGCGGCGCTCAAGGCAGGAGCACGCATCGTCACGGATACGGAGATGGCCCGGGCTGGAATCCCGCTCCGCAGGATGGAGCCGCTGGGCTGTTCCGTGACCTGCCTCATGAACGATCCGCGCGTGGCGGAACTGGCCCGGGAGAACGGAACCACGCGGGCGCTGGCAGCCGTGGATGTGGCCGTTGGCGCAGCGGGCGGGGCGCCTTTGCCGGACGCCCCGGACATCTGGGTCGTGGGCAACGCGCCCACTGCGTTGATCCGACTTCTGGAGCACGTCCGGGCCGGGCGGACTGCGCCCGCGCTGGTGGTGGGCATGCCCGTGGGCTTTGTGAACGCTGCCGAATCAAAAGAACTTCTTCTTTCCCAGGATGTTGCGCCTTTCGTGACCATTCGCGGGCGCAAAGGCGGCTCCGCCCTGGCCGCCAGCGTGATCAACGCGCTGGCCGACGTGGTTCTGCGCGGCTGA
- a CDS encoding 4Fe-4S dicluster domain-containing protein — protein MAKEKGNSKVTIYPDWCKGCGICVAFCPAKVIELDGQGKARAVREEDCIHCGFCELHCPDFAIVVSEIERCPK, from the coding sequence ATGGCCAAGGAGAAGGGAAACAGCAAGGTCACCATCTATCCGGACTGGTGCAAGGGCTGCGGCATTTGCGTTGCATTCTGCCCGGCCAAGGTCATCGAGCTCGACGGTCAGGGCAAGGCCCGGGCGGTGCGCGAGGAGGACTGCATTCATTGCGGCTTCTGCGAATTGCACTGTCCGGATTTCGCCATCGTCGTTTCGGAAATTGAACGGTGTCCCAAGTGA